The following proteins are encoded in a genomic region of Pectinophora gossypiella chromosome 6, ilPecGoss1.1, whole genome shotgun sequence:
- the LOC126367778 gene encoding caspase-8 encodes MTSHQHQCYLSNCNSEGYVVNYTKMLCSDARIRSVRLDSLPEIVRSITVDVIAQIEKELDAYDLVSLVFLLYDVPDTALQRLIVHQRVALDGGEKNLNLLYDWAQHAQTRPTWKYEFLEALVICQLLSILKKLGLNPHSIQKHYLPDNIHVTAHINPMKKALYKLSENITKSNLDKLQKTLKTYEFDTTEYKTCELVFLELMCKKFITIDNVNYGKNSAKCQIEALAKIIHNFPGLQKFANELREIQDRINNEPKSNKPETSTSPVKFDSTSSEIEFGDSEEVNLTVAAFNDLFNYLDNMNIKDDSIQKSDTNRLDGVYAIKNPKRVGVCYIINQEDFHPSKESIQNSIQSEPLEKRYGSNMDKLVLEKTMESLNFEVISHRNLDHVKMLDYIQNIIQYRVHPDDSMFMLCILSHGVRGHVYAANSVKVNIDDIQRLLDEGLQQRQLEIPKIMILEACQVNNDEEPRLKLVADGPSGYYLKKLNFLVYWATAPELEAYRDTEKGSIFIQILCHLIKKHAKHEHLYDIFTKVTDGVAKICSKLERDQVPIFKSTLRKKLYLQIPEKSNIN; translated from the coding sequence ATGACATCACATCAGCACCAGTGTTATTTATCAAACTGTAACAGTGAGGGCTACGTCGTCAATTATACTAAAATGCTTTGTTCAGACGCCCGAATACGAAGCGTTAGATTAGATAGCCTACCGGAGATTGTGAGGTCTATCACCGTCGACGTTATTGCGCAGATTGAAAAGGAACTGGACGCTTACGATTTAGTGTCTCTAGTATTTCTCCTTTACGACGTGCCTGATACGGCCCTCCAGCGACTCATCGTGCACCAGCGTGTGGCCCTGGACGGAGGAGAGAAGAACTTGAACCTGCTGTACGACTGGGCTCAACACGCCCAAACACGGCCCACTTGGAAGTACGAGTTCCTGGAAGCACTAGTCATATGCCAGCTCCTCagcatattaaaaaaattgggGTTGAACCCACACAGTATTCAGAAACACTACTTACCAGATAATATACATGTCACTGCCCATATCAATCCAATGAAAAAAGCTCTATATAAATTATCTGAAAATATCACTAAGAGCAATCTGGATAAACTGCAAAAAACTCTCAAAACATATGAATTTGATACAACTGAATATAAAACTTGTGAACTGGTATTTCTCGAACTGATGTGCAAAAAATTCATCACTATAGATAACGTCAATTATGGTAAGAATTCTGCTAAATGCCAAATTGAGGCACTAGCAAAGATAATTCATAACTTTCCTGGATTACAGAAGTTTGCCAATGAACTCCGAGAAATACAAGACAGAATTAACAATGAACCAAAATCAAATAAGCCTGAAACCAGCACTTCTCCTGTAAAGTTTGACAGCACTAGCAGTGAGATTGAATTTGGTGATAGTGAAGAGGTAAACCTTACTGTGGCTGCTTTTAATGACTTATTTAACTATCTGGATAATATGAATATTAAAGATGATTCAATTCAAAAGTCTGACACAAACAGGCTAGATGGTGTTTATGCTATTAAAAACCCTAAAAGAGTTGGCGTTTGTTACATAATAAATCAAGAAGATTTTCATCCATCTAAAGAAAGTATACAGAATAGTATCCAATCTGAACCTCTAGAAAAGCGTTATGGCTCCAATATGGATAAGTTAGTGCTTGAAAAAACTATGGAGTCATTGAATTTCGAAGTTATAAGCCACAGAAATTTAGATCATGTAAAAATGTTGgattatattcaaaatataatacAGTACAGAGTACACCCTGATGACAGCATGTTCATGTTGTGTATACTCTCCCATGGTGTGAGAGGACATGTGTATGCAGCAAATTCTGTGAAAGTGAACATTGATGATATACAAAGGCTATTGGACGAGGGTCTCCAGCAACGCCAACTTGAGATACCTAAAATAATGATCCTAGAAGCATGTCAAGTAAATAATGATGAAGAGCCTCGTCTCAAATTAGTGGCTGATGGACCTTCtggatattatttaaaaaagttgaaTTTCCTTGTGTATTGGGCTACTGCACCTGAGCTTGAGGCTTATAGAGATACAGAAAAGGGATCCATATTTATCCAGATTTTATGCCATTTAATTAAGAAGCATGCTAAACATGAACATTTGTATGACATCTTTACTAAAGTTACAGATGGAGTGGCCAAAATCTGTTCCAAGTTAGAGAGAGACCAAGTGCCTATATTCAAGTCTACCTTGAGGAAGAAACTATATTTACAAATTCCAGAAAAATCTAATATAAactga
- the LOC126367757 gene encoding E3 ubiquitin-protein ligase Bre1: MSKRAADDGGNGSSQPPIKKVHFEPHLIGPVSTLEEMDIKVLQFQNKKLAQRIEQRHRCEAELRARIEQLEKRQTQDDAVLCVVNRYWNLLNEDIRVLLQRFDAETADESENKNENEATTSFLMQLSTWDKEELDAQLANRVQVSKRAVAKVLQAFDRLQQRNDKIWRAIKGDGEEGAPAPALDEVVRATNEEVTAENRRLQALCTTLHESHHAMTLRVAQLQDAVNSRDTENAELKNQIDDLQYELLKVRSRNDKLENHLAEAIEKLKSYHQSGATTSAVPVGAAPAHSGAAAAKLEDIAAELEEQRELANNRLAELDRLHRQHRDTLKEVEKLKMDIRQLPESVIVETTEYKCLQSQFSVLYNESMQMKTALDETRMQLQNAKNLHMRQIEMMESEELARQKALRAEMIQLEDVLGQLRKEYEMLRIEFEQNLAANEQTGPINREMRHLITSLQNHNQQLKGEVHRYKRKYKDSSQELNKVRKELEEAGARTSAPSGSEPEEKPLAVKKEEPEPEGEEAPPADKPLSKDHSRAKLQEQDQLIKDLKQQLKKAVNEQKELKLLLDMYKGVSKEQRDKVQLMAAERKARQELEDHRQKAKMAQESKRERRLADEDALRKIKQLEEQKYELQKQLSCARPNADPLHAFSRPFAGSQEEEALLNEMEVTGQAFEDMQEQNSRLIQQLREKDDANFKLMSERIKANSLHKLLREEKQLLQEQVLTRDQQIESMGAVARRLEEKERLLQATLSAVEKELLLRQQAMEMHKRKAIESAQSAADLKLHLEKYHAQMKEAQQVVAEKTSALEAEAYKTKRLHEELAILRRKAERMKKMEQAGSSMDEVLLEEIREYKETLTCPSCKVKRKDAVLTKCFHVFCWDCLRTRYETRQRKCPKCNAAFGANDYHRLYLST; the protein is encoded by the exons ATGTCGAAGCGCGCAGCCGACGACGGCGGCAATGGCAGCAGCCAGCCGCCGATCAAAAAGGTCCACTTCGAGCCCCATCTCATCGGTCCTGTATCCACCCTGGAGGAAATGGACATCAAAGTCCTTCAATTCCAGAATAAAAAACTAGCACAG AGGATTGAGCAGCGCCACCGTTGTGAAGCAGAGCTTCGTGCCAGGATTGAGCAGCTGGAGAAGAGGCAAACTCAGGATGATGCCGTGCTGTGTGTCGTTAATCGCTACTGGAACTTGCTCAATGAAGACATCAGAGTTTTACTGCAACGGTTTGACGCTGAAACTGCAGACGAGTCTGAGAACAAGA ATGAGAACGAAGCAACAACGTCGTTCCTGATGCAGCTGTCGACATGGGACAAAGAGGAATTGGACGCTCAGTTGGCGAACCGCGTGCAGGTCAGCAAGCGAGCTGTTGCCAAGGTGCTGCAGGCCTTCGACCGCCTGCAGCAGCGCAACGACAAGATCTGGCGAGCTATCAAGGGCGACGGCGAAG AAGGCGCACCGGCCCCGGCTCTGGACGAAGTGGTCCGCGCAACCAACGAGGAGGTGACAGCAGAGAACCGTAGACTGCAGGCTCTGTGCACCACGCTGCACGAGAGCCACCACGCCATGACCTTGCGGGTCGCGCAGCTGCAGGACGCCGTCAACAGCCGCGACACAGAGAACGCTGAGTTGAAGAACCAGATTGACGATCTCCAGTATGAGCTGTTAAAG GTGCGATCTCGCAATGACAAGCTTGAGAATCACTTAGCGGAAGCCATAGAGAAGTTGAAGAGCTACCACCAATCCGGTGCCACCACGTCCGCGGTGCCGGTGGGCGCCGCGCCTGCGCACtcgggcgccgccgccgccaagCTGGAGGATATAGCAGCTGAACTGGAAGAGCAGAGGGAACTGGCCAACAACAGATTGGCCGAGCTCGATAGACTGCACCGGCAGCATCGTGATACTCTGAAGGAGGTCGAGAAACTTAAAATGGAT ATCCGTCAGCTTCCAGAATCAGTGATTGTGGAGACTACAGAGTACAAGTGTCTTCAGAGCCAGTTCTCCGTGCTGTACAACGAGTCCATGCAGATGAAGACCGCTCTAGACGAGACCAGGATGCAGCTGCAGAACGCTAAAAACTTGCACATGAGGCAGATTGAGATGATGGAG AGCGAAGAACTGGCCAGGCAAAAGGCGTTACGTGCAGAAATGATCCAACTTGAAGACGTACTGGGCCAACTTCGTAAGGAATACGAGATGCTCCGTATAGAGTTCGAACAGAACCTAGCGGCTAATGAACAGACTGGACCCATCAACAGGGAGATGAGACACCTCATCACGTCTTTGCAGAACCACAACCAGCAGCTGAAGGGGGAAGTGCACCGGTACAAACGCAAATATAAGGATTCCAGCCAGGAACTAAATAAG GTCCGCAAAGAGCTAGAAGAAGCAGGCGCCCGTACCAGCGCCCCTAGCGGCTCCGAGCCTGAGGAGAAGCCTCTGGCGGTGAAGAAGGAAGAACCCGAGCCGGAGGGCGAGGAGGCGCCGCCCGCCGACAAGCCGCTCAGCAAGGACCACAGCCGCGCCAAGCTGCAGGAGCAGGACCAGCTCATCAAGGACCTCAAGCAACAGCTCAA GAAAGCAGTGAATGAACAGAAGGAGTTGAAATTATTACTGGACATGTACAAGGGAGTGAGCAAGGAACAGCGAGACAAGGTGCAGCTGATGGCGGCCGAGAGGAAGGCCCGGCAGGAGCTTGAGGACCACCGGCAGAAGGCTAAGATGGCACAG GAAAGCAAAAGGGAGCGTCGGTTAGCAGACGAAGACGCCTTGCGGAAGATCAAGCAGTTAGAGGAACAAAAATATGAGCTGCAGAAACAGCTGTCGTGCGCGCGGCCCAACGCGGACCCGCTGCATGCTTTCTCCAGACCATTCGCCGGGTCGCAG GAGGAAGAAGCGTTGCTGAACGAGATGGAAGTAACGGGGCAAGCGTTCGAAGACATGCAGGAGCAGAACTCGCGGCTGATCCAGCAGCTGAGGGAGAAAGACGACGCCAACTTCAAGCTCATGTCCGAGCGCATCAAGGCCAACTCGCTGCACAAACTGCTCAGAGAAGAGAAGCAGTTGCTGCAAGAACAG GTGTTAACCCGCGACCAGCAAATCGAGTCAATGGGCGCTGTGGCTCGGCGGCTTGAAGAGAAGGAGCGGTTACTTCAAGCCACGCTGTCGGCCGTCGAGAAGGAGTTGCTGCTACGCCAGCAAGCCATGGAGATGCACAAGCGCAAGGCAATCGAGTCCGCGCAGTCTGCCGCTGATCTCAAGTTACATCTTG aGAAATACCACGCGCAAATGAAAGAAGCGCAACAGGTAGTCGCTGAAAAGACGAGCGCTTTAGAAGCCGAAGCGTACAAGACAAAGAGACTCCACGAGGAGTTGGCCATACTGCGGCGCAAGGCCGAGCGCATGAAGAAGATGGAACAAGCTGGCAGCAGCATGGACGAGGTGCTGCTGGAAGAGATACGCGAGTACAAGGAGACCCTCACGTGTCCCTCTTGCAAG GTGAAACGCAAAGACGCAGTGTTAACGAAGTGCTTCCACGTGTTCTGCTGGGACTGCCTGCGCACGCGCTACGAGACTCGCCAGCGCAAGTGCCCCAAGTGCAACGCAGCGTTCGGCGCCAACGACTACCACCGGCTCTACCTCTCCACCTAA
- the LOC126367781 gene encoding FGGY carbohydrate kinase domain-containing protein — protein MNEEVYFIGVDVGSGSSRAALVHESGRVVKSSVKELQTWKPKVDYYEQSSNDVWNCVVHVVKDIMKNTSPASVKGIGFDATCSLVVLDKSGNPTAVSNSNNDEQNIIMWMDHRAQAEADLINKTNHDILKYVGGKVSLEMEIPKLLWLKKNFPSKWSEFGYFFDLPDFLTWKATGSLSRSLCSLVCKWNYECSINGNQGWNLSYLKEIGLEDLAENNFKKIGNKVLMPGEYCGGLTSEAAKLLGLQAGTPVATSIIDAHAGGLGMIGTNGEDIDMDMSTRLSLICGTSTCHMAVNKNPIMVQGVWGPYFSAMVPNMWLNEAGQSASGMLLDYVISSHPAGIDLLKKWSTGEVRNHLRELLIKMAISKGLSDVSLLTKDFHIWPDYHGNRSPLADPTIKGMLVGLTINSSEENLALLYLATLQGLSYGTRHIIDAMVMAGYQQFKSLLICGGITKDPLFVQIQADSVGLPILKPHEKESVLVGSAILGACASKYFKSIQDAIHNMGGNADVIKPNPNIKSFHDKKYRVFLRMFQDQMKYRTIMN, from the exons ATGAACGAAGAAGTGTATTTCATTGGGGTGGATGTGGGGTCAGGCAGTTCCAGAGCTGCATTAGTTCATGAATCTGGACGAGTTGTAAAGTCCTCCGTCAAAGAATTGCAAACTTGGAAACCAAAGGTTGACTACTATGAACAGTCGTCTAATGATGTTTGGAACTGTGTTGTGCATGTGGTTAAg gatataatgaaaaatacaagtCCTGCCAGTGTTAAAGGAATCGGCTTTGATGCGACATGTTCTCTAGTAGTTTTAGATAAGAGTGGAAATCCCACAGCAGTAAGCAATTCAAATAATGATGAACAGAATATTATAATGTGGATGGATCACCGAGCACAGGCTGAAGCAGATTTAATCAACAAAACCAATCATGATATACTGAAATATGTTGGTGGGAAAGTAAGCTTGGAAATGGAGATTCCTAAGCTGCTCTGGTTGAAGAAAAATTTTCCATCAAAGTGGTCTGAGTTTGGATATTTCTTTGATTTGCCAGATTTTTTGACTTGGAAAGCCACTGGATCATTGAGTCGGTCACTGTGTTCTCTAGTTTGTAAGTGGAATTATGAATGCTCAATTAACGGAAATCAGGGTTGGAACTTGAGCTATCTTAAGGAAATAGGTCTAGAAGACTtagctgaaaataattttaaaaagattgGTAATAAGGTTTTGATGCCAGGAGAATATTGTGGAGGGCTGACTTCTGAGGCGGCTAAGCTGCTTGGTTTGCAAGCAGGGACACCAGTCGCCACTTCTATTATTGACGCCCATGCGGGCGGGTTGGGGATGATCGGAACAAATGGGGAAGATATCGACATGGACATGTCGACTCGTCTCAGTCTCATTTGTGGGACGTCTACATGCCATATGGCTGTGAATAAAAATCCAATCATGGTACAAGGCGTATGGGGTCCATACTTTAGTGCAATGGTACCAAATATGTGGCTTAACGAAGCTGGGCAAAGTGCTTCTGGAATGTTACTGGATTACGTCATATCAAGCCATCCAGCAGGCATAGACCTGCTGAAAAAGTGGAGCACAGGAGA AGTTCGTAATCACCTACGagaattattgattaaaatGGCAATTTCTAAAGGCCTTTCTGATGTGAGCCTTCTAACTAAAGACTTCCATATATGGCCTGATTACCATGGCAACCGCTCGCCGTTGGCTGATCCGACCATAAAAGGAATGCTTGTGGGCTTGACTATCAATAGTAGTGAGGAAAATTTGGCCTTACTTTACCTTGCCACTTTACAAGGCTTATCG TACGGCACACGACACATAATCGATGCTATGGTTATGGCAGGCTACCAGCAGTTTAAATCGCTACTTATTTGTGGTGGAATTACCAAAGATCCCCTCTTCGTCCAAATACAGGCTGATTCAGTAGGCTTACCAATCCTTAAGCCTCACGAAAAAGAATCCGTTCTCGTAGGATCTGCTATATTAGGAGCATGTGCTTCTAAATACTTTAAAAGCATCCAAGATGCAATACATAACATGGGTGGAAATGCTGATGTTATAAAACCCAATCCAAACATTAAATCATTCCATGACAAAAAATATAGGGTGTTCCTAAGAATGTTCCAAGACCAGATGAAGTACAGAACTATTATGAATTAA
- the LOC126367244 gene encoding mitochondrial translation release factor in rescue, with the protein MFLRQVCRFRDIAPVPRILVLFKHTIDYSKVPKINETDLSESFVRGSGPGGSAVNKNANCVVLTHTPTGTVVKCHISRCQDENRKLAREMLVVKLDEILNGDDSVVAQKKRIQEKKYKRTEYKKKKMAKLKSEWKEREGLA; encoded by the exons ATGTTTCTAAGACAAGTATGTAGATTTCGAGACATTGCTCCAGTTCCCCGCATACTGGTGCTATTTAAACATACTATAGACTATTCAAAAGTACCAAAAATTAACGAGACAGATTTGTCTGAGAGTTTTGTTAGGGGAAGTGGGCCTGGAGGCTctgctgtaaataaaaatgccaATTGTGTGGTATTGACACATACACCAACAG GTACAGTAGTGAAGTGCCATATAAGTAGATGTCAAGATGAAAATAGAAAATTAGCAAGGGAGATGCTTGTAGTGAAATTAGATGAAATATTAAATGGAGATGACAGTGTAGTAGCACAGAAGAAAAGAATAcaagagaagaaatataaaagGACAGagtataagaaaaagaaaatggctAAGTTGAAAAGTGAATGGAAAGAACGGGAAGGTTTAgcttaa
- the LOC126367865 gene encoding ribonuclease P/MRP protein subunit POP5: MVRFKNRYVTVTIASPTVPENKPLSLKSKIFHDTVLTKIQQLHGDFGIASVRTGFLTKYCNENTRIAILRSRHGPHRFVTSSLPFITKIGKLDVSIKTLHVGATLKHSFKFIQKYQRAYLDNMWATLKTEEERKMLEAAVMDFTKTDVAINIDNIS; the protein is encoded by the exons ATGGTCCGGTTTAAGAATAG gtatGTTACTGTGACTATAGCATCACCTACAGTTCCTGAAAATAAACCTCTCAGTTTGAAATCGAAAATATTCCATGACACTGTTCTTACTAAGATTCAACAGTTGCACGGAGACTTTGGTATTGCATCTGTTAGAACTGGCTTCTTAACAAAATATTGTAATGAAAATACTAGAATTGCAATACTGAGATCTAGACATGGACCTCATAGATTTGTTACAAGTAGTCTTCCGTTTATTACAAAAATTGGGAAATTAGATGTCAGTATTAAAACGCTACATGTAGGAGCAACATTAAAACACAGCTTTAAATTTATACAGAAGTATCAAAGAGCATACTTGGACAATATGTGGGCAACACTTAAGACTGAAGAAGAAAGGAAAATGTTGGAAGCTGCAGTAATGGACTTTACTAAGACAGATGTGGCAATAAATATAGACAACATTTCTTAA